One region of Parerythrobacter jejuensis genomic DNA includes:
- a CDS encoding DcaP family trimeric outer membrane transporter, translating to MTHGITRQALRATMLAATCLATSPALAQETTVEDRLSRLEALVEGLVERMDARQGDVTTQQAAVLAETQRALAETRAMQERQTELAAQVAEPKKQEDKGFRVGNTTIAYAGYVKLDAITQRTSGGQIGGGSIVRDFLIPGAIPVGGNGSGWDTDFSARQSRFILKTSTDVGADHQLNSQIELDFMVTPGGDERISNSYTPRLRQAFITYDNWLFGQAWSTFQNVGALPDSLDFIGTTPGTVFDRQPMIRYTKGGLQLAVEQPETTVTSPTGARVLAGDDTLPDFVARYNFSGDWGSLSAAGILRNLKITDDDFGTGSDSALAYGLSLSGKVKVGPRDDLRFMATAGDGLGRYIGLNIVNDAAIDATGKLDPIFTYSGFAAYRHFWSDDLRSTIGASYFKADNPVLLTGNLVTDESWNALANIIWTPVTPLSIGLEYMYAERSLEDGRSGNLQKVQVSTKYSF from the coding sequence ATGACACACGGCATCACACGCCAAGCATTGCGGGCCACCATGCTGGCTGCAACTTGTCTCGCGACTTCACCTGCTCTGGCCCAGGAAACAACCGTGGAAGACCGGCTCTCGCGGCTGGAGGCCTTGGTAGAAGGGCTGGTCGAACGCATGGATGCACGACAGGGCGACGTAACCACCCAGCAGGCTGCCGTACTGGCCGAGACCCAACGGGCGTTAGCCGAAACGCGGGCCATGCAGGAACGCCAGACAGAGCTTGCCGCACAAGTTGCGGAACCCAAGAAGCAGGAAGACAAGGGCTTCCGCGTCGGCAACACGACCATTGCCTATGCCGGTTATGTCAAATTGGATGCGATAACCCAGCGCACCAGTGGCGGCCAGATTGGCGGTGGCAGTATCGTGCGCGACTTCCTGATCCCCGGTGCTATCCCGGTCGGCGGCAACGGGTCAGGCTGGGACACGGATTTCAGTGCGCGCCAATCCCGTTTCATCCTCAAGACGTCGACCGATGTCGGGGCGGATCACCAGCTCAACTCGCAAATCGAGCTCGATTTCATGGTCACGCCTGGCGGTGACGAGCGGATTTCCAACAGTTATACTCCGCGCTTGCGGCAGGCCTTCATTACCTATGATAACTGGCTGTTCGGCCAGGCCTGGTCAACGTTCCAGAATGTTGGCGCCCTGCCCGACAGCCTTGATTTCATCGGCACCACGCCCGGCACGGTCTTCGATCGCCAGCCCATGATCCGTTATACCAAAGGCGGGTTGCAGCTGGCGGTTGAACAGCCGGAAACCACTGTGACCTCGCCCACTGGCGCGCGGGTCCTTGCAGGTGATGATACGCTTCCCGACTTTGTTGCACGCTACAACTTCTCCGGCGATTGGGGCTCGCTCAGTGCGGCCGGCATCCTGCGCAACCTGAAGATCACCGATGATGATTTCGGTACCGGCAGCGACAGCGCACTGGCCTACGGACTCAGCCTCTCCGGCAAGGTCAAAGTCGGGCCGCGCGACGATTTGCGTTTCATGGCCACGGCAGGTGACGGGCTAGGCCGGTATATCGGTCTCAATATCGTCAACGATGCGGCGATTGATGCGACCGGCAAGCTGGACCCCATCTTCACCTATTCCGGATTCGCCGCATATCGCCACTTCTGGAGCGACGATCTACGCTCCACCATCGGCGCATCCTATTTTAAGGCCGACAACCCGGTATTGTTGACCGGCAACCTTGTGACCGATGAAAGCTGGAATGCCCTCGCCAACATCATCTGGACGCCGGTCACGCCGCTCAGCATTGGCCTCGAATACATGTATGCCGAACGTTCTTTGGAAGACGGACGGTCTGGCAATCTGCAAAAAGTGCAGGTCTCGACCAAATACTCGTTCTAA